In a genomic window of Sulfurisphaera tokodaii str. 7:
- a CDS encoding DNA polymerase sliding clamp, translated as MIKATYSSAKDFYSLLSGLLKVTDEIILNFTEDSIFSRYLTDDKVLMVIFKIPKEYLEDYTIDKPLGIKININDLKKILGKAKSKSATVTLEETEAGLKVTVRDEKTGTRSNIYIKGEKTSIDQLTEPKVNLSVTFTTDGDVLKDIARDLSLVGEEVEISADENTVTLSTEEAGRTYKSLLKQDKPLKSLNVESPSKAVYSIEVLKDVFKVTSISQNVTVGFGNNIPMKIEVPTDSGGQLIFWIAPRL; from the coding sequence ATGATTAAGGCTACATATTCAAGTGCGAAAGATTTTTACTCCTTGTTATCTGGTCTGCTTAAGGTTACAGATGAAATAATTTTAAACTTTACTGAAGACAGTATTTTTTCAAGATATCTGACAGATGATAAAGTACTCATGGTTATATTTAAAATTCCAAAAGAATACCTAGAAGATTATACGATTGACAAACCACTTGGAATTAAAATTAATATAAATGATTTGAAGAAAATTCTTGGAAAGGCTAAATCTAAAAGTGCAACAGTTACTTTAGAAGAGACTGAGGCTGGCCTAAAAGTTACTGTTAGAGATGAGAAAACAGGGACTAGAAGCAATATCTATATAAAAGGAGAAAAAACTTCAATAGACCAATTAACAGAACCTAAGGTAAACCTAAGTGTTACATTTACAACTGATGGAGATGTATTAAAGGATATTGCTAGAGATTTAAGCTTAGTAGGTGAAGAGGTTGAAATATCTGCAGATGAAAACACTGTTACCCTCTCCACAGAAGAGGCTGGTAGAACATACAAGTCTTTGCTAAAACAAGATAAGCCCCTCAAATCCTTAAATGTAGAATCTCCATCGAAAGCAGTATATAGCATAGAAGTTCTAAAAGATGTATTTAAAGTAACTTCTATATCTCAAAATGTAACTGTAGGATTTGGAAATAACATACCTATGAAAATTGAAGTACCTACAGATTCTGGTGGTCAACTTATATTCTGGATAGCACCAAGACTATAG
- a CDS encoding RNA polymerase subunit Rpo13, protein MFDEEENEKENEEEEESTEAESEEEFTQKEEEHEEKVEAESEEEELPALSVADIELLMKNTEIWDNLLNGKISIEEAKKMFKELASHYSSSDKKKRKKVAKKTKKVKEQKTNEEE, encoded by the coding sequence ATGTTTGATGAGGAAGAGAATGAGAAAGAGAATGAAGAAGAGGAAGAATCCACTGAAGCTGAAAGCGAAGAGGAATTTACACAAAAAGAAGAAGAGCATGAGGAGAAAGTAGAAGCTGAAAGCGAAGAAGAAGAACTACCAGCACTAAGTGTAGCCGACATAGAATTATTAATGAAAAATACTGAAATATGGGACAATTTACTTAATGGGAAAATAAGCATTGAAGAAGCAAAGAAAATGTTTAAAGAATTAGCCTCTCATTATTCTTCCTCTGATAAGAAGAAAAGGAAGAAAGTAGCAAAAAAGACTAAAAAAGTAAAAGAACAAAAAACAAATGAGGAAGAATGA
- a CDS encoding ATP-binding protein — MKSYIIFLSVLILETIILYFISITQNSLYSIAITALVIVINGVISFILFNSVLLSIISLPSFFSIYSIINRLNFYETLLLISYYSEYYLVVTLVAFFIYSFVKRNFYDFLIDELKKVKFSFSPLKFVIGISLSLVLYWVLFFNPLFLLGSLLDSIIISFYGFYYELPLITFNWITLPYLIFPKTYSLSNKGVLVGKIIGKIGKGSSIDNAFYTSNSTYKWIRTDGIYYLDFNSSKNYNVIIIGTSGVGKSTLAKKIVNSLNISYLVFDLHGEYEVQGAKKIDASKVTINPLSLFGRSPKERALEISLMIKSLFNLGNLQTIELTNLIIEAYAEKGIDENDSETWNLSPPTFRDILILLEKKKKLATTSQDIIKYQSIEPYIQFLSSSIFNNSNVNISEILENNLIIDFSKIPTNEIKYVLIETLLKSIQNTMYISGISNLKKIIIIDEAPFILSKESGKQILERLFAEGRKFGFGFIIISQTSEYIKELLANTSYFFIFNLVEPKELDYASKLLGGSDTQLYAAIYETLQKLPRGYCVTRDLLRGEIYLLNLT, encoded by the coding sequence GTGAAGTCTTACATTATATTCCTTTCAGTCCTCATTTTAGAGACTATAATTCTTTATTTTATCAGTATAACACAGAATTCATTATATTCTATAGCTATAACTGCGTTAGTAATAGTTATTAATGGTGTAATATCATTTATCTTATTTAATTCTGTATTATTATCTATTATTTCATTACCATCGTTTTTCTCTATTTATAGTATAATTAACAGATTAAATTTTTATGAGACATTATTACTAATTAGCTATTATTCTGAATACTATCTAGTAGTTACATTAGTTGCGTTCTTTATTTACTCTTTCGTAAAACGAAATTTTTATGATTTCCTAATTGATGAACTCAAAAAAGTGAAATTTAGCTTCTCACCTTTAAAATTTGTAATAGGCATTAGCTTATCATTAGTCCTCTATTGGGTATTATTCTTTAATCCTCTCTTCTTATTAGGAAGCCTTTTAGATTCCATAATAATCTCGTTCTACGGATTTTATTACGAATTACCCTTAATAACATTTAATTGGATTACATTACCTTACTTAATTTTCCCTAAAACGTATAGTTTGTCTAACAAAGGAGTCCTAGTGGGAAAAATAATTGGAAAAATAGGTAAGGGGAGTTCAATAGATAACGCATTTTATACCTCAAATTCTACGTATAAATGGATTAGAACTGATGGAATATATTACTTGGATTTTAATTCTAGTAAAAATTATAATGTGATAATTATAGGTACTAGTGGAGTAGGAAAATCAACTTTAGCAAAAAAGATTGTGAATTCATTAAACATATCTTACTTAGTTTTCGATTTACATGGCGAATACGAAGTTCAAGGAGCAAAGAAAATTGATGCCTCTAAAGTAACAATAAATCCATTAAGTTTATTTGGTAGAAGTCCAAAAGAAAGGGCCTTAGAAATTTCATTGATGATAAAAAGTCTTTTTAATCTAGGTAATTTACAAACTATCGAACTAACAAACTTAATTATTGAAGCTTATGCAGAAAAAGGAATAGATGAAAATGATAGTGAGACATGGAATTTATCTCCACCAACTTTCAGGGATATTTTAATTCTTTTGGAAAAAAAGAAAAAACTAGCTACTACAAGTCAAGATATAATAAAATATCAATCAATAGAACCTTATATTCAGTTTCTATCATCATCAATCTTCAATAATTCAAATGTGAATATTTCAGAGATTTTGGAAAATAATCTAATTATAGATTTTTCTAAAATACCAACTAATGAGATAAAATATGTTTTAATAGAAACGTTATTAAAATCTATTCAAAATACAATGTATATTTCTGGTATATCGAATTTAAAGAAAATAATTATTATAGATGAAGCCCCTTTTATATTATCTAAAGAATCCGGTAAACAGATATTAGAAAGATTATTTGCGGAAGGAAGAAAATTTGGATTTGGATTTATAATAATTTCCCAAACTAGTGAATACATTAAGGAACTACTTGCTAATACAAGTTACTTTTTTATATTTAACTTAGTTGAGCCCAAAGAATTAGACTATGCGAGTAAACTGCTTGGAGGTTCCGATACTCAATTGTATGCTGCAATTTATGAAACATTACAAAAACTACCAAGGGGATATTGCGTGACTAGAGATTTATTAAGGGGTGAAATATATCTACTAAACTTGACATAA
- a CDS encoding DEAD/DEAH box helicase, which translates to MISVSHDFVNKLRELGYTSLTPIQKVAIPIILKGKNTLVIAPTGYGKTEAAVFPVFYKIYTENSVPVSALYITPLRALNRDIELRLKKIGEKLGIKVRVRHGDSTESERRRVLLDPPQLLLTTPETLLYLVINEKYRKLFENLKWIIIDELQEMLDEKRGYELLIVLERLKRISKNRIQFIGLSATIGNIEIAKKYLGEEVEVAKIDTRKDIDISLTIPELKKEYVDLSVKLGLNPEIIARFKKIEEIVKNEKPVLIFTNVRETTEFLANELSKITQLKILTHHGSLSRDVRVEAEKDFREGNIDALVATSSLELGIDIGKINVVIQYMSPRQVIRLVQRIGRSGHSVNKLSKGYIIPSNDIYDILECKAIVDKLKEGYLEKPLIEYKPYDVIAHEIAGMVLEGYSNPKEIFDIIRSVFLFSDLTEEEFTEILDILESAKIIKREKDRISPSFRLWKYYYETNMIPDSLRDYLVIDHVTNSKIGTLDEEFISALDENTVFVLGGKLWKVVTIEDGKVYVEQAQLKSGILPSWFGESIPVEKEVALKVYEYINRIAKGEEIDLPKDTFNKLRDLVDNQLKRGYPLPSDKEILVEINHDLIVIHSAFGTRGNNTLGAIISALLSRLKGIKANYRSDSYHIAIATVIPIYKDDIIKIVNMINSLQEKDLEELLKIAIKESPQFKWKLLVEAERFGVIDKGKDIDISSTLLRPFIDTIVGEEAVKELIVKNYDLSILSNELRKVSWKILEVPSFSPLAKEFLDKLLVFRSSEDKPIMLEVYKRKLLSKEVKLICMVCGWNSNFNVSQVPPRCPKCGSVFLTVVDLQDNESIQIVKKAIKGEKLSKKELKKLEELKRISSFYSYYNKYVAIGLSAPGVGVTNISKALEKLREGEDKYYEALLDLERRFIRTRKYWH; encoded by the coding sequence ATGATAAGTGTTTCTCACGATTTTGTAAATAAACTTAGGGAATTAGGATATACGAGTCTTACTCCAATACAAAAAGTAGCTATCCCTATAATTCTAAAGGGTAAAAATACTTTAGTTATAGCACCTACAGGCTATGGAAAAACCGAGGCAGCTGTTTTTCCGGTGTTTTATAAGATTTATACCGAAAATTCGGTCCCTGTATCAGCGTTATATATTACCCCATTAAGAGCGTTAAACAGAGATATTGAGTTAAGATTAAAGAAGATAGGAGAAAAATTAGGTATTAAGGTTAGAGTAAGACATGGTGATTCAACTGAAAGTGAACGTAGAAGAGTACTCCTTGATCCCCCACAACTCCTTTTAACAACCCCTGAAACTTTATTATATCTAGTAATAAATGAAAAATATAGAAAATTATTTGAAAATTTGAAATGGATTATAATTGATGAACTCCAAGAAATGTTAGATGAAAAAAGGGGATATGAATTATTAATTGTTTTAGAACGTTTAAAAAGAATAAGTAAGAATCGAATACAGTTTATAGGTTTGTCTGCAACTATTGGAAATATAGAAATAGCAAAAAAGTATTTAGGAGAAGAAGTAGAAGTAGCAAAAATTGATACTAGAAAAGATATTGATATTTCATTAACAATCCCAGAACTAAAAAAGGAATATGTCGATTTATCCGTTAAGTTAGGATTAAATCCAGAGATAATAGCAAGATTCAAAAAGATAGAAGAAATCGTTAAAAACGAGAAGCCTGTTTTAATTTTTACAAATGTTAGAGAAACAACAGAATTCTTGGCCAATGAACTTTCTAAAATAACACAGCTTAAAATTTTGACCCATCATGGCTCATTATCTCGAGACGTAAGAGTTGAAGCTGAAAAAGACTTTAGAGAAGGTAACATTGATGCTTTAGTAGCTACATCTAGTTTAGAGTTAGGAATAGATATAGGTAAAATTAATGTTGTAATACAATACATGTCTCCAAGACAAGTAATACGGCTAGTTCAGAGAATTGGGAGAAGCGGACACTCTGTGAATAAATTATCTAAAGGCTATATAATACCATCAAATGATATATATGATATATTAGAATGTAAGGCCATTGTAGATAAATTGAAGGAAGGATACCTTGAAAAACCACTAATAGAATATAAGCCTTATGATGTAATTGCTCACGAAATAGCAGGTATGGTATTGGAAGGATATAGTAATCCTAAAGAGATATTTGATATAATAAGAAGTGTTTTCCTATTTAGTGATCTGACAGAAGAAGAATTTACTGAAATACTTGATATATTAGAATCTGCTAAAATTATAAAAAGGGAGAAAGATAGGATATCTCCTTCTTTCAGGCTTTGGAAGTATTATTATGAAACTAATATGATACCTGACTCATTAAGAGATTACTTGGTTATAGATCATGTAACTAACTCTAAGATAGGTACTCTGGATGAAGAATTTATTTCTGCGCTAGATGAAAATACAGTATTTGTTTTAGGCGGGAAACTTTGGAAAGTAGTTACTATTGAAGACGGAAAAGTATATGTTGAACAAGCACAATTAAAAAGTGGTATTTTACCTAGCTGGTTTGGAGAATCGATCCCAGTAGAAAAGGAGGTTGCGTTAAAAGTATATGAGTACATAAACAGAATAGCGAAAGGCGAAGAAATAGATTTACCTAAAGATACATTTAATAAATTAAGAGATCTAGTAGATAATCAATTAAAAAGAGGATATCCTTTGCCATCAGATAAAGAGATTTTGGTTGAAATAAATCATGACCTAATTGTAATTCACTCAGCTTTTGGAACCAGAGGAAATAATACATTAGGCGCAATAATTTCTGCTTTACTTTCTCGATTAAAAGGAATAAAAGCTAACTATAGGTCTGATTCGTATCACATAGCTATAGCAACCGTAATACCAATATATAAAGATGATATTATAAAAATTGTAAATATGATAAATTCATTACAAGAAAAAGATTTGGAAGAATTATTAAAAATAGCAATAAAAGAAAGTCCTCAATTTAAATGGAAATTATTAGTTGAAGCAGAAAGATTTGGAGTTATTGATAAGGGTAAAGATATTGATATTTCTTCTACATTATTGAGACCATTTATAGATACTATAGTTGGAGAAGAGGCAGTTAAGGAGCTTATTGTTAAGAACTATGATTTAAGTATCTTATCAAACGAACTAAGAAAAGTAAGCTGGAAAATATTAGAAGTACCCAGTTTTTCACCTCTAGCTAAAGAATTTTTAGATAAACTTTTAGTTTTCCGTTCTAGTGAAGATAAACCAATTATGCTAGAGGTTTATAAGAGAAAATTATTATCAAAAGAGGTAAAACTTATCTGTATGGTTTGTGGATGGAATAGCAATTTTAATGTGAGTCAGGTCCCTCCTAGATGTCCAAAATGTGGTTCTGTATTTTTGACAGTTGTTGATTTGCAAGATAATGAAAGTATTCAAATAGTTAAAAAAGCAATAAAAGGTGAAAAATTAAGTAAAAAAGAACTAAAAAAACTAGAGGAATTGAAGAGAATTTCATCGTTTTATTCTTACTATAATAAATATGTAGCAATAGGTCTTTCTGCTCCTGGAGTAGGTGTTACTAATATTAGTAAAGCGTTAGAAAAATTGAGAGAAGGAGAAGATAAGTATTATGAAGCGCTTTTAGATCTAGAGAGAAGGTTTATAAGGACTCGAAAATACTGGCACTAA
- a CDS encoding 50S ribosomal protein L14e, which translates to MPAIEIGRICVKTRGREAGKKCVIVDIIDENFVLVTGPKDVNKVKRRRVNILHLEPTDKKIDINKGASDDEVKKKLEEAGLIEFMKQDVKPKIPVI; encoded by the coding sequence ATGCCTGCGATAGAAATAGGAAGAATATGTGTAAAAACAAGAGGAAGAGAAGCAGGTAAAAAATGTGTTATTGTAGACATAATAGATGAAAATTTTGTCCTAGTAACTGGTCCTAAAGATGTTAATAAAGTTAAAAGAAGAAGAGTAAATATACTTCATTTAGAACCTACAGATAAAAAGATAGATATAAATAAGGGAGCAAGTGATGATGAAGTTAAGAAAAAATTAGAAGAAGCGGGTCTTATAGAATTTATGAAACAAGATGTTAAGCCAAAAATTCCTGTGATTTAA
- a CDS encoding tRNA pseudouridine synthase A, which yields MEIYDFIYKIDSFCNYSNNWNIIQDSYTNEKYGYFADKRPIEVLIKNSIINADKPPGPTSHEVAYWIKQMFKVSKAGHGGTLEP from the coding sequence ATGGAAATATATGATTTTATTTATAAAATAGATTCTTTTTGTAATTATAGTAATAACTGGAATATTATACAAGATTCCTATACTAATGAAAAATATGGTTACTTTGCTGATAAAAGACCCATAGAAGTTTTAATAAAAAACTCAATTATTAACGCTGATAAACCACCTGGACCTACAAGTCATGAAGTAGCTTATTGGATAAAACAAATGTTTAAGGTTTCAAAGGCTGGTCATGGGGGGACCCTAGAGCCTTGA
- a CDS encoding RNA-guided pseudouridylation complex pseudouridine synthase subunit Cbf5, translating into MGLENATKLMSYISSSGKEYVCLMQVHCDFNIDELKQIISKFIGIIYQKPPVRSSVKRRTRKKKIYDIEILDTDKRFILLRISSDPGTYMRKLCHDIGVILGCGAHMRELRRIRSGIFTEKNLVTLQEISEALYMWKNCKDESDLRKILLPMEYATCGMPKILIDDNAVDAISYGAMLTAPGIVAYQRFRVKDTVAILTLKGELVAIGEADVDSQKLVDMKKGIVVKPKRVLMPRDIYPRSWKKHG; encoded by the coding sequence ATTGGGTTAGAAAATGCAACAAAACTAATGTCATATATTAGTTCTTCTGGGAAAGAATATGTATGCTTAATGCAAGTACATTGTGATTTTAATATAGATGAACTTAAACAAATAATTTCAAAATTTATAGGTATAATATATCAGAAACCACCCGTAAGATCCTCAGTGAAGAGAAGAACAAGAAAAAAGAAAATTTATGATATAGAGATACTTGATACGGATAAGAGATTTATTTTACTTAGGATATCCTCTGATCCTGGCACATATATGAGAAAATTATGTCATGATATTGGAGTAATATTAGGTTGCGGTGCACATATGAGAGAACTAAGGAGAATTAGATCTGGGATATTTACAGAGAAAAACTTAGTTACATTACAAGAGATTTCAGAAGCTCTTTATATGTGGAAAAACTGTAAAGATGAGAGTGATTTAAGAAAAATATTATTACCTATGGAATATGCTACTTGTGGTATGCCTAAAATATTAATTGATGATAATGCTGTTGATGCCATATCTTATGGTGCAATGCTTACAGCACCTGGAATAGTAGCTTATCAAAGGTTTAGGGTAAAGGATACTGTAGCGATATTAACACTAAAAGGAGAGCTAGTAGCTATAGGTGAAGCTGATGTAGATTCTCAAAAATTAGTAGATATGAAAAAAGGAATAGTAGTTAAGCCTAAAAGAGTTCTTATGCCTCGTGATATATATCCTAGATCGTGGAAGAAACATGGATGA
- a CDS encoding class I SAM-dependent methyltransferase, with amino-acid sequence MDEFVVNDVVNGIPLSLISSYGVFSKKKLDLGTRMLLENIVLPEEGVVADIGCGYGPIGIYIALKNPNLKIYMIDIDKKAVYLAEKNVKRYKLENRVIVIRNNILENLDIQLNGAYSNPPLKAGKEFIEKLAQQSYERLLHNGVLEVVVYKGEKNVLDIFGKYFNEVKIIKRAKGYSIILAVKN; translated from the coding sequence ATGGATGAATTTGTTGTTAATGATGTAGTAAATGGTATACCTTTATCATTGATAAGTAGTTATGGTGTTTTTTCTAAAAAGAAATTAGACCTTGGTACAAGAATGTTACTTGAAAATATAGTCCTCCCTGAGGAAGGAGTTGTAGCAGATATTGGTTGCGGCTACGGACCAATAGGGATTTATATTGCCTTAAAGAATCCCAATCTCAAAATTTATATGATAGATATTGATAAAAAGGCTGTTTATTTGGCTGAAAAAAATGTTAAGAGATATAAATTAGAAAATAGAGTTATAGTAATAAGAAATAATATATTAGAAAATCTTGATATACAATTAAATGGAGCATACTCAAATCCTCCTCTTAAGGCCGGTAAAGAATTTATTGAAAAGTTAGCTCAGCAAAGTTATGAGAGACTTTTACATAATGGTGTTTTAGAGGTAGTTGTGTACAAAGGAGAAAAGAATGTACTAGATATATTTGGAAAGTATTTTAATGAAGTTAAAATAATAAAAAGAGCAAAAGGTTACTCAATCATTTTAGCGGTTAAAAATTAA
- a CDS encoding glycosyltransferase, which yields MIEKYAEIIGEDELDSIVKIAEKLKGVSVLHINSTPSGGGVAEILSKLVPLMRELGIETDWKVIRGDKDFFTVTKSFHNSLQNGFGELPKGAFEIYNKWQEINGNELDLDYDIIFIHDPQPAGLIKFRKKGKWIWRCHIDISNPYEPVWNFLKQYVQQYDSIIISSPVFGRDDLIKPQYIVPPSIDPLSIKNRPIPEITVRRILYKFDVDPDRPIITQVSRFDRAKDPLGVIKTYKLVKRHTDVQLVYVGSPASDDPEGEIVYNETVQAAGSDKDIKLLMLPPNSDLEINAFQRGATIVMQKSIKEGFGLTVSEALWKEKPVIGGNTGGIPLQVINNVTGYLVTTPEEAAHYTLYLLRNTNIRERLGKNGKEHVRKNFLITRELRDYLMVASLTGSQQTPT from the coding sequence ATGATCGAGAAGTACGCTGAAATAATTGGTGAAGATGAGTTAGATAGCATCGTAAAGATAGCTGAAAAGCTAAAGGGAGTATCAGTTCTTCATATTAATTCTACGCCTAGCGGAGGAGGAGTAGCTGAAATACTAAGTAAACTTGTTCCCTTAATGAGAGAATTAGGTATTGAAACGGATTGGAAAGTCATTAGAGGAGATAAAGATTTCTTTACTGTTACAAAGTCCTTTCATAATTCATTACAAAATGGTTTTGGTGAACTTCCTAAAGGAGCATTTGAAATTTATAATAAGTGGCAAGAAATCAATGGGAATGAATTAGATTTAGATTATGATATAATATTTATCCATGATCCTCAGCCTGCTGGACTAATAAAATTCAGAAAAAAGGGAAAATGGATATGGAGATGCCATATTGATATCTCTAACCCCTATGAACCCGTCTGGAACTTTTTAAAACAATATGTTCAACAATATGATAGTATAATAATTTCTTCACCGGTATTTGGGAGGGACGATCTAATAAAACCACAATATATTGTACCACCCTCTATAGATCCACTAAGTATTAAAAATAGACCAATACCCGAAATAACAGTGAGAAGGATCCTTTACAAATTTGATGTAGACCCAGATAGACCAATAATAACTCAAGTCTCAAGATTTGATAGAGCAAAGGATCCTTTAGGTGTGATAAAAACTTATAAGCTAGTGAAGAGACACACCGATGTTCAACTAGTCTATGTAGGGAGTCCTGCCTCTGATGATCCAGAAGGTGAAATAGTGTATAATGAAACCGTTCAAGCAGCTGGTAGTGATAAGGATATTAAACTCTTAATGTTACCTCCAAATAGTGATCTAGAAATTAATGCCTTTCAGAGAGGAGCTACCATTGTTATGCAAAAGTCAATAAAGGAAGGATTTGGTTTAACAGTAAGTGAAGCTTTATGGAAAGAAAAACCAGTAATCGGAGGTAATACAGGTGGTATACCCTTACAAGTAATCAATAATGTGACTGGCTACCTAGTAACTACTCCAGAAGAAGCTGCCCATTATACATTATATTTGTTGAGAAATACGAACATAAGAGAGAGACTTGGAAAAAATGGAAAAGAACATGTCAGAAAGAACTTCCTTATAACAAGAGAATTAAGAGATTATTTAATGGTTGCAAGCTTAACAGGCAGTCAACAAACTCCAACATAG
- a CDS encoding DUF5752 family protein, with the protein MISRELLDKPAQKPFEFEAAYYPPKYAGIKAYTVDELISGIKRVDGLSIFYHIFHPLFSSHVIPEDMHNDFAVWIRDEIHDSRLAQIISDIEGKEPRTVEDVREDLLKILTENKVSGRASRPFYFVSCNPVIFKTGKVARNLGELIDIIATISMRSIAYHFIFKRVMGYTTKNDFSIWIEENYGLKELADSLSSIDPQTYTDEEKLREDLIRKIEEVIFS; encoded by the coding sequence ATGATTAGCAGAGAGTTATTAGATAAACCTGCACAAAAGCCTTTTGAATTTGAGGCAGCTTATTATCCACCTAAGTATGCTGGAATAAAGGCGTATACTGTGGATGAATTAATTTCTGGAATTAAAAGAGTAGACGGGCTTTCAATATTCTATCATATCTTTCATCCTCTATTTTCAAGCCATGTAATCCCAGAAGATATGCACAACGATTTTGCGGTATGGATTAGAGATGAAATACATGATTCAAGACTAGCCCAGATAATATCTGATATTGAGGGAAAAGAACCTAGGACAGTAGAAGATGTAAGAGAAGATCTACTTAAAATATTAACAGAAAATAAGGTAAGCGGAAGGGCATCTAGACCATTTTATTTTGTTTCTTGTAATCCCGTTATATTTAAAACTGGAAAAGTTGCTAGAAATTTAGGTGAGTTAATTGATATTATTGCTACTATTTCTATGAGATCAATCGCATATCACTTTATATTTAAAAGAGTAATGGGATATACTACTAAAAATGATTTTTCGATCTGGATAGAGGAGAATTATGGGTTAAAAGAGTTGGCAGATTCCTTATCTTCTATTGATCCACAAACTTATACTGATGAAGAAAAATTAAGAGAAGATTTAATAAGAAAGATTGAAGAGGTGATATTCTCATGA
- a CDS encoding archaemetzincin family Zn-dependent metalloprotease yields the protein MYRVLIVKITSIDRSVINEITNHLSQLGFHVDVLSQIEHINISYFDWQRSQYDAEKILEYVSSKFDKFPYDAIIAIGEIDAYARGLNFVFGLSTKKFGTVFLVRLKNDFYKKKCNFELFIERVKKEVTHELGHTLGLGHCSNPTCVMRFSNSIAEVDNKSASFCEECRAKLNINNKS from the coding sequence TTGTATAGAGTACTTATCGTAAAAATAACTAGTATTGATAGAAGTGTAATTAATGAAATAACTAATCATCTTTCACAACTAGGTTTTCATGTAGATGTATTAAGTCAAATAGAACATATAAACATATCTTATTTTGATTGGCAAAGATCACAATATGATGCTGAAAAAATACTAGAGTATGTTTCTTCTAAGTTTGATAAATTCCCATATGATGCAATTATAGCTATAGGAGAAATAGATGCTTATGCAAGAGGTTTGAATTTTGTTTTTGGTCTTTCTACTAAAAAATTTGGTACTGTTTTTCTTGTAAGATTAAAAAATGATTTTTATAAGAAAAAATGTAATTTCGAACTATTTATAGAGAGAGTTAAAAAAGAAGTAACGCACGAATTAGGCCATACGTTAGGTTTAGGCCATTGTTCGAATCCTACATGTGTAATGAGGTTTAGTAATTCCATTGCAGAAGTAGATAATAAATCAGCATCTTTCTGCGAAGAATGTAGAGCAAAATTAAATATCAACAACAAAAGTTAA
- a CDS encoding archease, whose protein sequence is MQKFEFFEHTADIGIRAYGRNLNEAFENAAVAVFEVMTDTSKVEPKEMREVKIDGYDLENLLYRWIESLLVYYDSEIMLFSKFYVNIDEKNLTLEGKAWGEKFDPNKHERRTVVKAMTYHEMKIENKGNYYILTFVVDI, encoded by the coding sequence ATGCAAAAATTTGAGTTCTTTGAACACACTGCTGATATAGGTATACGAGCTTACGGAAGAAATTTAAATGAGGCATTTGAAAATGCAGCGGTAGCTGTTTTTGAAGTTATGACTGACACAAGTAAAGTTGAACCCAAAGAAATGAGAGAAGTTAAAATAGATGGATATGATTTGGAGAATTTATTATATAGATGGATTGAGAGCTTATTAGTGTACTACGATTCTGAAATTATGTTATTTAGTAAGTTTTATGTGAATATCGATGAAAAAAACTTAACTCTTGAAGGAAAAGCTTGGGGTGAAAAATTCGACCCAAACAAACATGAAAGAAGAACTGTAGTTAAAGCTATGACTTATCATGAGATGAAAATAGAAAATAAAGGAAATTATTACATTTTAACTTTTGTTGTTGATATTTAA